A single region of the Phycisphaerae bacterium RAS1 genome encodes:
- the lexA_1 gene encoding LexA repressor has product MPRHPSSKKPASLTPKQLRVLTYIRDYSRARGYAPTMQEMADELDVSKVTVFEHIAALQRKGLLKRSRHRARSLQLNEKYSFPDERPTRLPLVGTIAAGRPIEALEDREVLDLEDMFVSPYGNFVLRVRGDSMIEDQIRDGDYVICEKRDMARDGDTVVALLEDGEATLKRFYRDAKGIRLQPANPNYKPIVTPNVTVQGVVVGVLRQYR; this is encoded by the coding sequence ATGCCGCGTCACCCGTCGTCGAAGAAGCCTGCCTCGCTCACGCCCAAGCAGCTTCGCGTTCTGACCTACATCCGCGACTACAGCCGGGCGCGGGGCTACGCGCCTACGATGCAGGAGATGGCGGACGAGCTGGACGTCAGCAAAGTTACCGTGTTCGAGCACATCGCGGCGTTGCAGCGAAAAGGCCTGCTGAAGCGTTCCCGGCACAGGGCACGCTCTTTGCAACTTAACGAAAAGTACAGCTTTCCTGACGAGCGTCCCACGCGGCTCCCGCTTGTAGGCACAATCGCCGCCGGCCGGCCGATCGAAGCGCTCGAAGATCGGGAAGTTCTGGACCTTGAGGACATGTTTGTCTCGCCGTACGGCAATTTCGTCTTGCGCGTTCGGGGCGACAGCATGATTGAAGACCAGATCCGCGACGGGGACTACGTGATCTGCGAGAAGCGCGACATGGCCCGCGACGGCGACACGGTCGTCGCCCTCCTGGAGGACGGCGAAGCCACGCTGAAGCGCTTTTATCGCGACGCGAAGGGCATCCGGCTCCAGCCGGCCAATCCGAACTACAAGCCGATCGTGACGCCGAACGTAACCGTGCAGGGCGTCGTGGTGGGCGTGTTGAGGCAGTATCGCTGA
- the crtQ gene encoding 4,4'-diaponeurosporenoate glycosyltransferase, whose amino-acid sequence MPLAALLPQFSSTWLAVWFWATLVICLVWLRRHIDLLLAGRDRDLAFESERLTDAASAPLPRLSMLVAGKDEEANIGRCVEGLLRQDYPNLQVIAIDDRSGDRTGEIIDRIALHDARFTALHVSELTPGWFGKNNAMRLGVEHADGELLCFTDADCTFDSPRLLTAAVRLMLRDNVDFLSVLPLLEAGSFWERVVQPVAGGIMVVWFPPQRVNNPRSACAYANGAFMLMSRRTYDALGGHEPVKATLNEDMHLARLTKRAGLRLRVIRSGGMYRVRMYTGFRQIWRGWSRIFFGCFGTFPKLLGSVLMLTIFSLSPWLSLFIAGGAWLAGSAHLGPIAAMAAAAVTAQQSVLWRFYTLSGVGSAWALSYPVGAVVCLGMTLSAITRLGGSSTNWRGTTYEGGAHRERGSVVGS is encoded by the coding sequence TTGCCGCTCGCGGCGCTTCTTCCCCAGTTTTCGTCCACCTGGCTCGCCGTGTGGTTCTGGGCCACGCTGGTGATCTGCCTGGTATGGCTGCGCCGGCACATTGACCTGTTGCTGGCCGGGCGCGACCGGGACCTGGCCTTCGAAAGCGAACGCTTGACCGACGCGGCCTCCGCGCCGCTCCCGCGGCTCTCCATGCTCGTCGCGGGCAAAGACGAAGAGGCCAACATCGGACGATGCGTCGAGGGCTTGCTGCGACAGGACTATCCGAATCTCCAGGTGATCGCGATCGACGATCGCAGCGGCGATCGCACCGGTGAAATCATCGACCGCATCGCCCTGCACGACGCGCGCTTCACGGCGCTGCACGTGAGCGAACTCACGCCCGGCTGGTTCGGAAAGAACAATGCGATGCGCCTGGGAGTGGAGCACGCGGATGGCGAGCTGCTCTGCTTTACCGACGCGGATTGCACGTTCGACTCGCCCCGCCTCCTGACGGCCGCGGTGCGCCTGATGCTGCGAGACAACGTCGATTTTCTCTCGGTGCTGCCCCTGCTCGAAGCCGGCAGCTTCTGGGAGCGCGTGGTGCAGCCGGTGGCGGGCGGGATCATGGTCGTCTGGTTTCCGCCGCAGCGCGTCAACAACCCCAGGTCCGCCTGTGCCTATGCCAACGGCGCATTCATGCTGATGTCGCGGCGGACGTACGACGCGCTGGGCGGGCATGAGCCGGTCAAGGCGACCCTGAACGAGGATATGCACCTGGCGCGGCTGACCAAGCGGGCCGGGCTGCGGCTGCGCGTGATTCGCAGCGGCGGAATGTACCGCGTGCGCATGTACACCGGCTTTCGCCAGATCTGGCGCGGCTGGTCGCGCATCTTCTTCGGCTGCTTCGGGACGTTCCCGAAGCTGCTGGGCAGCGTGTTGATGCTCACGATCTTCAGCCTGTCGCCGTGGCTGTCGCTGTTCATCGCGGGCGGAGCGTGGCTGGCTGGATCGGCGCATCTGGGGCCGATCGCGGCGATGGCGGCAGCGGCGGTCACGGCGCAGCAGTCGGTGCTCTGGCGGTTCTACACGCTGTCCGGCGTCGGTTCAGCGTGGGCGCTGAGCTACCCGGTTGGCGCGGTTGTCTGCCTGGGAATGACGTTAAGCGCGATCACTCGCCTGGGGGGAAGCTCGACAAACTGGAGGGGGACGACGTATGAGGGTGGGGCGCATCGTGAGCGCGGATCGGTGGTCGGAAGCTAA
- the bamD_1 gene encoding Outer membrane protein assembly factor BamD produces MIPRTLYLTTLATALLVSTGCSAYTAEQKRWLLDGENAYVEGRYDQSIANLSSFLGQVKDKPETGRAYYVRGLAQARREQRAAARSDFQSAVAASSDAEVNWRAQVMLGTMSFEDEQWAAAAQFLSQAADTMPTFPPQDAVLYRLGLCWERLGRWAEAIEPYQRLVANFPASRYSDHARRHIELRPTYFAVQCGVYAEQRNADAMVAELKTKGLSAYVCSEPRRGRPAYVVLVGRHAGYSDARRELARVMGHVPGAVLWP; encoded by the coding sequence ATGATCCCGCGCACGCTCTACCTGACAACGCTGGCAACCGCCCTGCTTGTCTCGACCGGCTGCTCCGCCTACACCGCCGAGCAGAAACGCTGGCTGCTCGACGGTGAGAACGCGTACGTCGAAGGCCGTTACGATCAGTCCATCGCGAACCTGTCGAGTTTCCTCGGACAGGTAAAAGACAAGCCGGAGACCGGCCGGGCGTACTACGTTCGCGGCCTCGCGCAGGCGCGCCGCGAGCAAAGGGCCGCCGCACGGAGCGACTTCCAGTCGGCCGTCGCCGCCAGCTCCGACGCCGAAGTGAACTGGCGGGCGCAGGTGATGCTCGGCACGATGTCGTTCGAGGATGAACAGTGGGCGGCGGCGGCTCAATTCCTGAGCCAGGCAGCCGACACCATGCCGACCTTCCCGCCGCAGGACGCGGTGCTCTACCGCCTCGGCCTGTGCTGGGAGCGGCTGGGTCGCTGGGCGGAGGCGATCGAGCCCTATCAGCGGCTGGTCGCGAACTTTCCGGCCAGCCGCTACAGCGATCACGCCCGGCGGCACATCGAGCTGCGGCCGACGTATTTCGCGGTGCAGTGCGGCGTGTACGCCGAGCAGCGAAACGCGGACGCGATGGTCGCGGAGTTGAAGACCAAGGGGCTCAGTGCGTACGTGTGCAGCGAGCCGCGGCGGGGGAGGCCGGCGTACGTGGTGCTGGTGGGGCGACACGCCGGGTATTCCGACGCGCGCCGCGAGCTGGCGCGCGTGATGGGGCATGTGCCGGGGGCGGTGCTGTGGCCGTGA
- a CDS encoding Tetratricopeptide repeat protein has product MRHMALMAILIISLLATGCQSTPRGAAGSPPIFDGIGAYGRPISTASPDAQRYFNQGLTWAYGFNYDEAIRSFRQAGALDPACAMADWGVALCNGPHINRPEMTGDQSKQAWAAIQEALTKANSATPVEKDLIVALSKRYAEAPPAIRRGLDEAYAAAMRDLWAKYPADADVGTLFAESLMDLQPWDLWTQDGKPKGLTLEIVATLERTIELRPDNPGALHLYIHAVEASPHPERARVAADRLRLLVPASGHLTHMPGHIYARIGEWAEASEANVRAIASDKAYRAISPRQGFYRVYMAHNRHFLAWTSMMEGRYEAARRAAREMLAEMPKEMSKEEAAFVDVLNMIEMDVLKRFGKWDAMLDIPQPAEIFPVSRALWRYSRGLALAARGDVAAAEAERTLFEQAAGQVSPEAAVGNNTAKDILQIARHMLAGEIAYRKGEIDAAARELLAGVTIEDTLKYDEPPDWMQPVRHTLAAIYTQKKMYAQAVPMYEHDLAKWKDNGWSLFGKAKAQSAAGEKQKAAETQRRFEQAWRRADTKIHASCLCVAAE; this is encoded by the coding sequence ATGCGACACATGGCCCTGATGGCAATTCTGATCATCTCCCTGCTCGCGACTGGCTGCCAGAGCACGCCCCGCGGAGCAGCCGGCTCGCCGCCGATCTTCGACGGCATCGGCGCCTACGGCCGGCCGATCTCGACCGCGTCCCCTGACGCGCAACGCTATTTCAATCAGGGGCTGACGTGGGCCTACGGCTTCAACTACGACGAGGCGATTCGGTCGTTCCGTCAGGCGGGCGCGCTTGACCCGGCCTGTGCCATGGCGGATTGGGGCGTCGCGCTATGCAACGGTCCGCACATCAACCGGCCGGAAATGACCGGGGACCAGTCAAAACAGGCCTGGGCGGCGATCCAGGAGGCGTTGACGAAGGCGAATTCCGCGACGCCGGTCGAGAAAGACCTGATCGTCGCGCTCTCAAAACGCTACGCAGAAGCGCCGCCCGCCATTCGCCGCGGACTGGACGAGGCGTACGCCGCGGCGATGCGCGATCTGTGGGCGAAATACCCCGCGGATGCGGACGTGGGCACGCTTTTCGCCGAGTCGCTGATGGACCTGCAACCGTGGGACTTGTGGACGCAGGATGGCAAACCCAAGGGGCTGACTCTGGAAATCGTCGCGACGCTGGAGCGCACGATTGAACTGAGGCCGGACAACCCCGGCGCGTTGCACCTGTACATCCACGCCGTCGAAGCGTCGCCGCATCCGGAGCGGGCGCGCGTGGCGGCGGACCGGCTGCGGCTGCTGGTGCCGGCCTCGGGTCATCTGACGCACATGCCGGGGCATATCTACGCCCGCATCGGCGAATGGGCGGAGGCGTCGGAGGCGAACGTGCGAGCGATTGCGTCGGACAAGGCCTACCGCGCGATCTCGCCGCGGCAGGGCTTCTATCGCGTCTACATGGCTCACAACCGGCACTTCCTGGCGTGGACGTCGATGATGGAGGGGCGCTACGAGGCGGCCCGGCGGGCGGCGCGCGAGATGCTGGCCGAGATGCCCAAAGAGATGTCAAAGGAAGAGGCCGCGTTTGTCGACGTGCTCAACATGATCGAGATGGACGTGCTGAAGCGCTTCGGCAAATGGGACGCGATGCTCGATATTCCGCAGCCTGCGGAGATATTCCCCGTGTCGCGCGCCTTGTGGCGCTACTCGCGCGGCCTGGCGCTGGCCGCCCGGGGCGACGTGGCCGCGGCCGAGGCGGAACGAACGCTCTTCGAGCAGGCCGCAGGGCAGGTTTCGCCCGAGGCGGCCGTCGGCAACAACACCGCCAAGGACATTCTGCAAATCGCGAGGCACATGCTGGCCGGCGAAATCGCCTATCGAAAAGGAGAGATCGATGCCGCCGCGCGCGAGCTTCTGGCGGGCGTCACGATCGAGGATACGCTGAAGTACGACGAGCCGCCGGACTGGATGCAGCCGGTGCGGCACACGCTGGCGGCGATCTACACGCAAAAGAAGATGTACGCGCAGGCCGTGCCGATGTATGAGCATGACCTGGCCAAGTGGAAGGACAACGGATGGTCGCTGTTTGGCAAGGCCAAAGCCCAGTCCGCGGCCGGCGAGAAGCAGAAGGCGGCCGAAACGCAGCGGCGGTTTGAGCAGGCGTGGCGGCGGGCGGACACGAAGATCCACGCCAGTTGCCTGTGCGTCGCGGCGGAGTAG